Sequence from the Candidatus Binataceae bacterium genome:
ACGAAACCGCCCACCAAGGCCGCGGCAAAAGCCAATTCGCCAACCGCCGCATGGCTCCAGCCAAAGGTCCGAATAAAGGGGGTCATGAAGACAGCAGTCAGCGTGAGATAGGGGCTGGAAACCAGGATCTGGGTGACCAGCAATCCCGACATCACACTCCAGGCACCTGGCTGGTACTCTTTCAAGCCCGCCTCTAAAAACGCTCGATTTACCCGCTCACTCCAGGCCGCCCTGGTTGTGCCATCAGCGCGGCCAGAACGCAAGCTGCGCGGGCTGGCCGAAAGCCGTGTTGATAAAGCAGGCGCCGCAGTAGAAGCGGCGTCAGGTGAGGCTGGTAGCCACCTCCGCCATGAAGCGCGCCATCTCATCCTTGACCTGGGCGTGGTCCTTGAGGCCGACGTTGAAATATAAAATCACCTCGTCGAAACCCGCCTCTTCTACTTTCTTGAGGGTGTCGATCATCGCCACCGGCGACCCTAGCAGCACCGAGTTCTCGGTCAGATCCTCGGGCTTAACCTGGCGCAACCGCTCGACCATCTCGATAAAGTAACGATAACTGGGTGGCGCGGTCTTTGGATCGCCGGGGAAGGCCGGAATCACGCATTCCTTGTAATAGCGGATCTGGCGGGCACGGGCCGCCTGCTCCTGCGCCGGCGTATCGGCAAAATGGGTGAAGTAGCTGCACATCAGGCGCCCGGGCGTGGTGCCGTGACGGGCGCAGGTCTCGTGATAAAGCTGAGCGACCTGGCGCAGGCCGCCGTAACTCATCGCGGCAGCGAAAGGAGCGACGATTAGTCCGCATCCCAGCCGGGCCGCCAATTCGATTGATGGTTTGGAAAACGAAGCGACGTACGTTGGGATAGGGCGCTGAACGGGCTGGGGCGTAACGGCGACATTCTCGAACTGATAGTAGCGACCGCGATAAGAGATCGGGCGTGGCCCCGACCACAAACGGCGTACTATCTCCAATCCCTCCTCGAAGAGCACCTGGTTGTCTTCGAATGAAACCTTCAACGGGAGATATTCCCGTTGGTCGTAGCCGCGGCCAGCGGCGAAATCGACCCGGCCATTACTTAGCAGGTCCAACGTGGCCCATTGCTCAGCCACCTGGATGGGATGATGGAGCGGCAACACTGTCACAGCCGGAGCCAAACGGATTCGGCAAGTACGTGCGGCTACGTTGGCCAGCACCAATTCGGGGCAGGAAAGCACGCCCAAGGTGCTGAAATGATGCTCGCCGATCCAGGCCGAATGCATCCCAACCTGCTCGGCGTAAATCGCTTCGTCTAGAATGTCGGCGACAAACGTATCGGCGGAGCGGGTATTATGGTCGTAATGATTGTCACTGAGGGTGAAATAGCCAAAATCCATCTCGTCTCCCGCGCCGAGGCTGCGCCCAAGGTTGAAAAGCGCTTCCAGAGCAGCTTTGTAAAATGACCGAGCGGACAGTCCAAGGCAACCCGCCTCCACTCGCCCACGCCGGGCCGGCTTTCATTCGCCGCCGCGTGGCTTTGCTCAACGCGGTTTATGGATGGGATCGATCCACGGCACCTGCTGCGGCTGCTCGACCGGCTCGATATCCAGGTTAACTACTACCGCTTCGTTGTCGCTGCGCACAACCACGCATTCCAGTGCCTGCTGGGCGCTGGCGTTGATCTCCTGATGAGGGACATAGGGCGGAACGAAGATGAAATCGCCA
This genomic interval carries:
- a CDS encoding LLM class flavin-dependent oxidoreductase, encoding MDFGYFTLSDNHYDHNTRSADTFVADILDEAIYAEQVGMHSAWIGEHHFSTLGVLSCPELVLANVAARTCRIRLAPAVTVLPLHHPIQVAEQWATLDLLSNGRVDFAAGRGYDQREYLPLKVSFEDNQVLFEEGLEIVRRLWSGPRPISYRGRYYQFENVAVTPQPVQRPIPTYVASFSKPSIELAARLGCGLIVAPFAAAMSYGGLRQVAQLYHETCARHGTTPGRLMCSYFTHFADTPAQEQAARARQIRYYKECVIPAFPGDPKTAPPSYRYFIEMVERLRQVKPEDLTENSVLLGSPVAMIDTLKKVEEAGFDEVILYFNVGLKDHAQVKDEMARFMAEVATSLT